A stretch of the Haloplanus aerogenes genome encodes the following:
- a CDS encoding DUF932 domain-containing protein, whose translation MPYRDSLWTDDGRATGVVSASQDFYNIIQYGDVLETIGDAVDRHEDITPRGRVSISPTAHKMSASIDFDGATIYANEDDPIDLGLQVQSGHSGFHGLKYDVGAERQVCSNGMTAFISDLSFDQTHSDPFQPGLAYNAVDAVIQSPAEIEQRLAQAQNRELMNQDEALLVLMDSGIGRYLEQPVPDLLNALYDEVDDPEAPTLWETYNAATRALTHYTQVPDYELADGFEQAAQLLETGGNEIPEPERLGQQAVERRTRELVERGDAEPLWEGETETLRELQEFHDVEA comes from the coding sequence GTGCCGTACCGCGACAGTCTCTGGACGGACGATGGAAGGGCGACCGGCGTGGTCTCTGCCTCCCAAGACTTCTACAACATCATCCAGTACGGCGATGTCCTGGAGACTATCGGTGACGCCGTCGACCGCCACGAAGACATTACGCCGAGAGGCAGGGTCTCGATCTCTCCGACAGCCCACAAGATGTCGGCTTCCATCGACTTCGACGGGGCAACGATCTACGCCAACGAGGACGATCCCATCGACCTCGGGTTGCAGGTGCAGAGCGGGCACTCTGGTTTCCACGGTCTGAAGTACGATGTGGGAGCGGAGCGCCAGGTGTGCAGTAACGGGATGACGGCATTCATTTCCGACCTAAGCTTCGACCAGACCCATAGCGATCCGTTCCAGCCCGGTCTTGCGTACAACGCTGTCGACGCCGTCATCCAGAGCCCGGCCGAGATAGAGCAACGACTGGCCCAAGCCCAGAACCGCGAACTAATGAACCAGGACGAGGCCCTGCTTGTCTTGATGGACTCGGGTATCGGACGTTACCTCGAACAGCCTGTCCCCGACCTGCTCAACGCTCTGTACGACGAGGTAGATGATCCGGAGGCTCCGACACTCTGGGAGACGTACAACGCGGCCACACGCGCACTCACGCACTACACTCAGGTCCCCGACTACGAGTTAGCCGATGGGTTTGAACAGGCGGCCCAGCTTCTGGAGACAGGCGGTAACGAGATTCCTGAACCAGAACGATTGGGGCAGCAAGCGGTTGAGAGACGGACCCGTGAACTTGTCGAGCGAGGTGATGCCGAGCCGCTGTGGGAGGGCGAGACCGAAACCCTGCGAGAGCTCCAGGAATTCCACGACGTGGAGGCATGA
- a CDS encoding type IV secretory system conjugative DNA transfer family protein, with protein sequence MKVQYPAPITEFKVKFWRYTVGDLVRIILPVFIGLILAGLPGAVVGSVVGIGFAELQIHGKTLDKVLVDLLRFHTEKQQLECEYEVRDQVAVTDNGVVIGLVEIDSVDLDMASERDWQVNRDTLANLHREIEDPVEIHSRKRRVDLSDCRCVKNQAVTTDHYVVIRDSPDSPSILPWKESESRSVEARIEDTVERCRMIRNSLNAGDLSANHITRTPLEQTLNRLEISEPSLTNTRYTIGEDSHRRILCISGYPEKRGPGVLSDILNMDAPGFIDVVQNVEPASDKQRKKLGRLVGRMRAETVATPNPLRSSEIDRKLADAQDLIDIEGSGDERLVNAAAYIVIRGESWEEVDETTEEVKRLLRRFNIKHEEPWLETPRSIRTDSITRPDGLDRGMIMPSRSVAASFAFSTHDKIEEGGISFGIDTRNSMPVVLNRFTWEAGHIARMGKTGSGKTYFAILSLLRSWQTYSDLQVYIIDPKQEYGSLTEAIDGETVVLDSATLSDLETGSVTRYTVADRSQDNTDLLSEAVRHIYRKASEDRRKTIVLIDEAHRLLFDPNGRKALDGLVREGRDRNVSVEMITQNASDFTRSQAGQNILRNVDCYLFMKHQDVETGVSDFFNLSPKQAVELRRLRTGTDLPFSEAIIRGPVSTKLRIESTQSEHDLITREFEENLISMPENTATEARGKQTNDPDNPVKSDGGTEIKNPDADTGNLNTQSQARNREVRGSEDGLLELPDTCITEAEDPDREASAEELLPEVLPGWKKLGTTTDRWAVPVAEDWVLGTYLGPKNDRYLIHISRWQPDHVQYAVDELFGVGEPVRFDAWTARGRFIFGVVILDGSIDRARTLLTACPALSERYIQLQE encoded by the coding sequence ATGAAGGTACAGTACCCCGCTCCCATCACGGAGTTCAAAGTCAAGTTCTGGCGATACACCGTCGGAGACCTCGTCAGAATTATTCTCCCAGTATTTATCGGCTTGATCCTGGCCGGACTCCCGGGTGCCGTTGTAGGATCGGTTGTCGGTATCGGCTTCGCCGAACTCCAGATCCACGGTAAAACTCTCGACAAAGTACTGGTCGACTTGCTCCGCTTCCACACTGAGAAACAGCAGCTGGAATGCGAGTACGAAGTCCGAGACCAGGTCGCCGTCACCGACAACGGAGTTGTGATCGGACTGGTTGAGATCGACTCCGTAGACCTCGACATGGCGTCGGAGCGAGACTGGCAGGTAAACCGCGACACCCTTGCCAACCTTCACCGTGAGATCGAAGATCCCGTAGAGATCCACTCCCGGAAACGCCGGGTCGACCTCTCCGACTGTAGGTGCGTCAAGAACCAAGCCGTCACCACCGATCACTACGTCGTCATCAGAGATTCCCCAGACTCACCGTCGATACTACCTTGGAAAGAATCCGAATCCCGGTCAGTCGAGGCCCGTATCGAGGACACGGTCGAGCGGTGTCGGATGATCCGAAACAGCCTGAACGCCGGTGACCTCTCAGCAAACCACATCACCAGAACCCCGCTGGAACAAACCCTCAACAGGCTGGAAATCTCCGAACCCTCACTAACCAACACCCGGTACACCATCGGAGAAGACAGCCACCGGCGCATCCTCTGCATCTCCGGCTACCCTGAAAAACGCGGGCCAGGCGTCCTCTCGGACATACTGAACATGGACGCGCCGGGATTCATCGACGTCGTCCAGAACGTGGAACCTGCGTCGGATAAGCAACGGAAGAAGCTGGGCCGCCTGGTCGGCCGAATGCGTGCCGAGACTGTCGCCACACCGAACCCTTTGCGAAGCTCCGAAATCGACCGGAAGCTAGCCGACGCACAGGATCTGATCGACATCGAGGGATCGGGTGACGAACGCCTCGTGAACGCCGCCGCATACATCGTCATCCGCGGCGAGTCATGGGAAGAAGTCGACGAAACCACTGAAGAAGTAAAGCGGCTGCTACGCCGATTCAACATTAAACACGAAGAACCGTGGCTGGAAACCCCGCGAAGCATACGGACGGACTCCATCACGCGCCCCGACGGACTGGACCGTGGAATGATAATGCCCTCACGGTCAGTCGCAGCTAGCTTCGCGTTCTCCACCCACGACAAGATCGAGGAAGGCGGCATCTCGTTCGGTATCGACACGCGGAACTCGATGCCAGTCGTCCTAAACCGGTTCACCTGGGAAGCCGGCCACATCGCCCGCATGGGCAAGACCGGATCCGGTAAGACCTACTTCGCGATCCTGTCACTCCTCCGCTCCTGGCAGACCTACAGCGACCTCCAAGTCTACATCATCGACCCAAAACAGGAGTACGGTAGCCTGACCGAGGCAATCGATGGAGAGACCGTTGTACTCGATTCTGCCACGCTTTCCGACCTGGAGACGGGCTCGGTGACGCGGTACACGGTCGCTGACCGCAGCCAGGACAACACCGATCTTCTGTCCGAAGCTGTCCGCCACATCTACAGGAAGGCATCGGAAGACCGGCGGAAGACCATCGTCCTGATCGACGAGGCTCACCGCCTCCTCTTCGACCCAAACGGGAGAAAAGCGTTAGACGGACTGGTCAGAGAGGGCCGCGACCGGAACGTCTCGGTCGAGATGATCACACAGAACGCCTCGGATTTCACCCGCAGTCAAGCAGGCCAGAACATCCTTCGAAACGTCGACTGCTACCTCTTCATGAAACACCAAGACGTCGAGACCGGTGTCTCCGACTTCTTCAACCTATCACCGAAGCAGGCCGTAGAACTTCGGAGGCTACGGACCGGTACTGACCTGCCCTTCAGTGAGGCTATCATCCGCGGTCCCGTCAGCACCAAGCTCCGAATCGAGTCCACGCAGAGCGAACACGACCTCATCACCAGAGAATTCGAAGAGAACCTCATATCCATGCCCGAAAACACCGCCACCGAAGCTCGTGGAAAACAGACCAACGACCCAGACAACCCTGTCAAGTCAGATGGTGGAACAGAAATCAAAAACCCCGACGCAGACACCGGAAACCTGAACACTCAGTCCCAAGCCAGAAACCGAGAAGTCCGCGGCTCCGAGGACGGATTGCTCGAACTGCCGGATACGTGCATCACCGAGGCGGAGGATCCAGACAGAGAGGCCTCGGCTGAAGAACTGCTCCCGGAAGTGCTGCCGGGCTGGAAAAAACTGGGAACCACGACGGATCGCTGGGCAGTTCCGGTCGCAGAAGACTGGGTTCTCGGTACGTACCTCGGACCGAAAAACGACCGGTACCTGATCCACATAAGTCGGTGGCAACCCGACCACGTCCAGTACGCCGTCGACGAACTGTTCGGAGTCGGAGAACCCGTCCGGTTCGATGCTTGGACCGCAAGAGGCCGCTTCATCTTCGGCGTCGTCATCCTTGACGGATCCATCGACCGAGCGAGAACCCTGCTGACCGCCTGCCCCGCACTCTCAGAGCGCTACATCCAGCTACAGGAGTGA
- a CDS encoding winged helix DNA-binding protein, with amino-acid sequence MTSLREKDRVVLTCIGNGKDDVQKITAVTTLENHHVTYAFEKLEEQGLIHVEKPDGMVERVIDGQKRVFQAPKQAELTENGQERLKQDEEDLDQYENLTHRELVEKVHQVEEQVESLEARLNTFQKQVQRRLD; translated from the coding sequence ATGACCTCGCTCAGAGAGAAAGACCGGGTCGTCCTCACCTGTATCGGCAACGGGAAAGACGACGTCCAGAAGATCACCGCAGTCACTACCCTCGAAAACCATCACGTCACCTACGCCTTCGAAAAACTCGAAGAACAGGGCCTCATCCACGTCGAGAAACCCGACGGAATGGTCGAACGCGTAATCGATGGCCAGAAACGCGTCTTCCAAGCACCAAAACAAGCCGAACTAACCGAGAACGGACAAGAGCGACTAAAACAGGATGAAGAAGATCTAGACCAGTACGAGAACCTGACTCACCGAGAACTCGTGGAGAAGGTGCATCAAGTGGAGGAGCAGGTTGAGAGCTTAGAAGCCCGACTCAATACGTTCCAAAAGCAGGTGCAGAGGAGATTGGACTGA
- a CDS encoding JAB domain-containing protein, producing MEYELGSIQVTAELQDEDSEEIQSFSDVTSKYGFLRERPKEHFYAVFLKSDNEVIGDKLVSLGGASSASIDTKDVARTAVLTNASAVILVHNHPSTNDRPTDQDLKATKAIQDALDLFDVEVLDHVIISQTGSYSMKQNGDI from the coding sequence GTGGAATACGAACTTGGAAGCATCCAGGTAACCGCAGAACTCCAAGACGAGGACAGCGAGGAGATTCAGAGCTTTTCCGATGTTACCAGCAAGTACGGGTTCCTCAGGGAGAGACCGAAGGAACACTTCTACGCGGTCTTCCTGAAGTCGGACAACGAGGTGATCGGTGACAAACTGGTCAGCCTCGGAGGTGCCAGCTCCGCCTCCATCGACACGAAGGATGTAGCTCGGACCGCCGTCCTCACCAACGCCTCGGCCGTCATTCTCGTCCACAACCATCCGAGCACTAACGACAGGCCGACCGACCAAGACTTGAAGGCCACCAAGGCGATTCAAGACGCCCTCGACCTCTTCGATGTCGAAGTCCTCGACCACGTCATCATCTCACAGACCGGCAGCTACAGCATGAAGCAGAACGGCGACATCTGA
- a CDS encoding putative toxin-antitoxin system toxin component, PIN family, translated as MGQRSESVKAVFDTNVLISALGWNGKPEECLKKVFDDSITGYTSPDILRELALVMDYPHLDFRESEKQRFLSHIATEFHIVQPEPSVEVCRDPDDNKFLECALAADGSYVVSGDSDLLDLEEFEGIQIVSPSTFLEEI; from the coding sequence ATGGGCCAGAGATCAGAAAGCGTGAAAGCGGTTTTCGACACCAATGTCCTCATCTCCGCACTGGGTTGGAACGGTAAGCCAGAGGAATGTCTCAAGAAGGTCTTCGATGACAGCATTACCGGCTACACCTCGCCCGACATCCTGAGAGAACTCGCGCTGGTGATGGACTATCCTCATCTCGACTTTAGAGAATCCGAGAAGCAGAGATTCCTCAGCCACATTGCAACCGAATTCCACATCGTCCAGCCGGAACCGTCAGTGGAGGTCTGTCGGGATCCGGACGACAACAAGTTTCTGGAGTGTGCGTTAGCAGCCGATGGAAGCTACGTGGTATCCGGAGATAGCGACCTACTGGACTTAGAGGAATTTGAGGGAATACAGATCGTATCCCCCAGCACCTTCCTTGAGGAAATATAA
- a CDS encoding M48 family metalloprotease, with protein sequence MGDPDFGDERIYRWKPTSRFESRVIELDRSEGMICMENTAPDFLKYALHLLIAALVLGVVGQKQLVIDAGTGASLLLFFGFRHLVDVPRHEDYVITSIAISKYYFASILLAGIFAVFSSFSTSGTLQIVYIVGGLLILGEHFAQGSLPIDSDYIPDPGSSQSFLHVPVLGLAAPLGSYALINLFNLLRTSALPYWSVVSLTAVFAVLGTRGYGMACRDALDRVRLDRNAFFPSKPIRAVAALLYICVNVLSLAMLVFWVDLLALGISGGGLIQDFTPRGIELFTQIYANLDAVFQPLPLLSPRSYSLLFASLIFLPTLLLVGTWLAFLVLNMHLKMNLIVKGRPESFSEIDGSNISVISVDVGRPIIKPLSLFFGLKKCIVVDKSVLDFLDEDRDETQAVLAHEVYHLRNREVLVNILSSIFSLVVFGGKNALLAFYDYPRIEEEADRYAAEMFGAESLQSALRKIEYLQVQATGDSRIEQILGMPGFTGSRTRADEENADDPQEEAPLLQRVLTDFSAPYNLFYGTVLFDQAHRSVDERIQRLADMTS encoded by the coding sequence ATGGGTGATCCGGATTTTGGCGACGAAAGGATCTATAGATGGAAGCCCACTTCGAGGTTCGAAAGCCGTGTGATAGAGCTTGATCGATCAGAGGGCATGATTTGTATGGAAAATACAGCCCCTGATTTCCTGAAATACGCTCTGCATCTGCTGATTGCAGCTCTTGTTTTGGGGGTCGTCGGCCAGAAACAGTTAGTGATAGATGCTGGGACCGGTGCTTCACTTCTCCTCTTTTTCGGATTCAGGCATCTCGTTGACGTGCCTCGGCACGAAGACTACGTGATAACCTCGATAGCTATTTCCAAGTACTATTTTGCCAGCATCCTTCTGGCAGGGATCTTTGCCGTATTCTCCAGTTTTAGCACGTCTGGAACGCTTCAGATAGTGTATATCGTGGGAGGCTTGCTGATTCTGGGAGAGCATTTTGCCCAAGGTTCGCTGCCTATTGATTCGGATTATATTCCGGACCCTGGCAGCAGTCAATCCTTCCTCCATGTACCTGTACTCGGGCTTGCAGCTCCGCTCGGGTCGTATGCCCTGATTAATCTCTTCAATTTGCTTCGGACCTCTGCGCTCCCGTATTGGAGTGTCGTATCACTTACTGCGGTTTTTGCTGTGCTTGGGACTCGGGGATATGGTATGGCGTGTAGAGACGCTCTCGACAGAGTTCGACTGGATCGGAATGCTTTCTTTCCGTCGAAACCGATTCGTGCCGTTGCGGCACTCCTGTATATTTGCGTTAACGTCCTCTCTCTGGCGATGCTTGTTTTCTGGGTCGATCTCCTCGCTCTTGGAATATCTGGAGGTGGCCTGATTCAGGACTTCACACCGAGAGGTATCGAACTGTTCACTCAAATCTATGCAAATCTTGATGCCGTCTTCCAACCTTTGCCCCTGCTATCTCCCCGGAGCTATTCCCTCCTGTTTGCCTCGCTGATTTTCCTTCCAACACTCCTGCTGGTAGGGACTTGGCTTGCGTTTCTTGTTCTGAATATGCACCTCAAGATGAATCTGATCGTGAAGGGCAGGCCAGAGAGTTTCAGCGAAATAGACGGTTCCAATATATCGGTTATTTCGGTCGATGTTGGCCGCCCCATCATCAAACCGCTTAGCCTGTTTTTCGGACTGAAGAAGTGTATTGTCGTGGATAAGTCGGTTCTTGATTTTCTTGATGAAGACAGGGATGAGACTCAGGCAGTCTTGGCACACGAGGTCTACCATCTCCGCAACAGAGAAGTCCTAGTGAATATTCTCTCGTCGATCTTTTCGCTAGTTGTTTTCGGGGGCAAAAATGCGCTGCTCGCGTTCTACGATTACCCCCGTATTGAGGAAGAGGCCGATAGATACGCGGCTGAGATGTTCGGAGCTGAGTCCTTGCAGAGCGCCTTGAGGAAGATCGAATACTTACAGGTACAAGCTACCGGCGACTCAAGAATTGAGCAGATACTTGGAATGCCTGGGTTCACCGGTTCACGAACCAGAGCAGATGAAGAAAACGCGGACGATCCGCAGGAAGAGGCCCCGCTCCTTCAGCGGGTACTGACTGACTTTTCGGCCCCTTACAACCTATTTTATGGAACCGTGTTATTTGACCAGGCCCACAGGTCTGTTGATGAGCGTATCCAGAGACTTGCCGATATGACCAGCTAG
- a CDS encoding AbrB/MazE/SpoVT family DNA-binding domain-containing protein, with translation MSEEIVKMSEKGQLVVPSEIREQAGFKPSDRFLAVPVEDGVIFKKIELDIDSEYEELSQNIQKRFREEDVDEDVVEDAIEWARDQKA, from the coding sequence ATGAGCGAAGAAATCGTCAAAATGTCTGAAAAAGGGCAGCTTGTGGTACCGAGCGAGATCCGCGAACAGGCAGGGTTCAAACCTTCAGACCGATTCCTGGCTGTTCCGGTTGAAGACGGTGTTATCTTCAAGAAAATCGAACTGGACATCGACTCGGAGTATGAGGAACTGAGTCAGAACATCCAGAAACGCTTCCGCGAAGAAGATGTCGACGAAGACGTTGTCGAGGATGCTATCGAATGGGCCAGAGATCAGAAAGCGTGA
- a CDS encoding type IV secretory system conjugative DNA transfer family protein, with protein sequence MTPEEAQNLIESTGNQSITYLGSRKSMMGVEENVTLDDDKRRTHVLNVGPTGHGKTQLLLHVALQDARKGRGLCIINPKGEMIDEFLAKLPEDRVEDVVYVNPAQEPVTPINVLEPHITDDMNTAQRENQKEIIVSDLIDLFKRQSENWGDQFGRVLETLLRAHLDQNIKHDESKTLVDVFRCVINEDELSDLVDRIQDSVIREQLVRVKEDMSSYDLEPLQRRLNDFVMNATIRRVIGAEDSGVDFKEVVDEGKILLVDIRKSDIGETTSELVGSIAITKIWAAAQSRIAEPEDQRTPFYLYVDELQNFGGEGSNFTKMLSEAREYRLGCWLATQYLHQLATEMRRAVSNNCRTKVFFDPSGTEDINRIAGMLHGLDRDTLTSMGKYRAAVQKPAERTQQNAITFDTYPPWNADYSDVEQIKRQSSADRASRTELQIEQSLGNQANAGSKKHQELLAQAEKQLEERGFQTHLFHQGHEEEKPDGHVHLPDGELAHLEAECQTLSKPAKVLKNLRRGLEEEREVLFVVEEGNAAKLENIVSDPVNRRGSEYEDENGSYSYYTDDGESVTDVEVLKQVEYRILELSGEELQERQKTEMECPELEYSTREDLEVACLYRNEDDFCTELGTKCVLLEL encoded by the coding sequence ATGACTCCCGAAGAAGCTCAGAACCTGATCGAGAGTACTGGGAATCAGTCCATCACCTACCTCGGCAGCCGCAAATCCATGATGGGCGTCGAGGAGAACGTCACCCTCGACGACGACAAGCGGCGGACACACGTCCTCAACGTCGGCCCGACCGGACACGGGAAGACCCAACTCCTGCTCCACGTCGCCCTACAGGACGCGAGGAAAGGCCGCGGCCTCTGCATCATCAACCCGAAAGGCGAGATGATCGACGAATTCCTCGCCAAACTCCCAGAAGACAGAGTCGAAGACGTCGTCTACGTCAACCCGGCTCAGGAACCAGTGACACCGATCAACGTCCTCGAACCCCACATCACCGACGACATGAACACTGCACAGCGGGAGAACCAGAAGGAGATCATCGTCTCCGACCTCATCGACCTGTTCAAACGCCAATCCGAGAACTGGGGCGACCAGTTCGGCCGCGTCCTAGAAACCCTGCTCCGCGCACACCTTGACCAGAACATCAAACACGACGAATCGAAGACATTGGTCGACGTCTTTCGTTGCGTCATCAACGAAGACGAGCTCTCGGATCTGGTTGACAGGATACAGGACTCGGTAATCCGTGAGCAGCTCGTCCGGGTGAAAGAGGACATGTCTTCGTATGATCTGGAGCCGTTGCAGCGCCGCCTGAACGACTTCGTGATGAACGCAACCATCCGGAGAGTGATCGGAGCCGAAGACTCAGGCGTCGACTTCAAGGAGGTAGTCGACGAGGGCAAGATCCTGTTGGTCGACATCCGGAAAAGCGACATCGGGGAAACGACCTCAGAACTCGTCGGCAGTATCGCCATCACCAAGATCTGGGCCGCAGCACAGAGCCGGATCGCAGAACCGGAAGACCAGAGAACGCCGTTCTATCTCTACGTCGACGAACTCCAGAACTTCGGAGGTGAAGGCTCCAACTTCACTAAGATGCTGTCCGAGGCCCGCGAATACCGGCTTGGATGCTGGCTCGCCACTCAGTACCTCCACCAACTCGCCACCGAAATGCGCCGGGCCGTCTCGAACAACTGCCGCACCAAGGTCTTCTTCGACCCAAGCGGCACCGAAGACATCAACCGAATTGCCGGAATGCTCCACGGCCTCGACAGAGACACGCTAACCTCCATGGGCAAATACCGGGCCGCAGTCCAGAAACCCGCAGAACGAACCCAGCAAAACGCGATTACTTTCGACACCTACCCGCCTTGGAACGCCGACTACAGCGACGTAGAACAGATCAAGAGACAAAGTTCCGCTGATCGAGCATCTCGAACAGAACTCCAAATAGAGCAATCACTCGGAAACCAGGCCAACGCCGGAAGCAAAAAACACCAGGAGCTGCTCGCACAGGCCGAGAAACAGCTTGAAGAACGCGGATTCCAAACCCACCTGTTCCACCAAGGCCACGAAGAAGAGAAACCGGACGGGCACGTCCACCTCCCAGACGGAGAACTCGCACACCTCGAAGCCGAATGCCAGACACTCAGCAAACCAGCAAAAGTACTCAAAAACCTGCGACGCGGCCTCGAAGAAGAGCGAGAAGTCCTCTTCGTCGTTGAGGAAGGCAACGCAGCGAAGCTGGAGAACATTGTCTCCGATCCAGTCAACCGCCGTGGCTCAGAATACGAAGACGAGAACGGCAGCTACAGCTACTACACTGACGACGGCGAATCCGTAACCGACGTAGAGGTGTTGAAACAGGTCGAGTACCGAATCCTCGAACTATCCGGGGAAGAGCTACAGGAACGCCAAAAAACCGAGATGGAGTGTCCAGAGCTGGAGTACAGCACTCGCGAGGATCTAGAGGTGGCTTGCCTCTACCGTAATGAGGACGATTTCTGCACAGAACTCGGAACCAAATGTGTCCTCCTCGAATTATGA
- a CDS encoding ATP-binding protein: protein MNSPDGKSLLSVAKRNDLLDDPEVRKLVLAAGISNNQLLRETASKAVLGKSVQHWEYPFDRQPHVGDIELGKTFQNQRFQLSQEDLTKHLLAVGQSGSGKTTLFYSLMEEIEKPFWAFDLKQDYRHADDVLVLPWTELRFNPLKPPEGVSPRRWAQVFAEIFGHATALLSGSKNYLMKKVVELYQLYNLFDRVEKPYPNLHELEMLIDSDGINFVRKQSDYRDTLLNRLEAMNLVAGTVFDCSQGYSIQELLQRDVVFEFDGLSRDVQNFLMEILFTYVFEYRLAQNHRDEGLNHVFFLDEGKRVFSVYKERQDASGIPEIDELTAKMREFGEGIVVADQEASKLTDSIKANTYTKLLLPTAGRKQFQAVSEAMNLSERQAEFAQSLEVGEAIVQVGSGDPVPVKLENYEIEKQISDEELEKRQAKNWEELSSTPRDATPEFEQAILPDQGTREIPEDPEREIEVSEDADRLLEDIVENPFKSLTERYEKFPSSYKGNNAKNDLVDQGLVVEGNVRVGEQRKLLQLTEKGRDYAKSLDLEVKHTGRGGVVHRYWQHRIQDAFEEAGWHAFLEKFDADVYVNMGSTELVVEVAMGDNPREIDHVEDHLERGFIVWVACRTKEIRDGLKQRLEDNGLDPDSVMFRLFRQFNELELNSG, encoded by the coding sequence ATGAATTCGCCCGACGGTAAAAGCCTGCTCAGCGTAGCGAAACGCAACGATCTCCTTGATGACCCGGAGGTTCGGAAACTGGTCTTAGCCGCCGGTATCTCCAACAACCAACTCCTCCGAGAGACCGCTTCGAAAGCCGTACTTGGGAAGTCGGTTCAGCACTGGGAGTATCCCTTCGACCGGCAACCACACGTAGGAGATATCGAACTGGGAAAGACGTTCCAGAACCAGCGTTTCCAGCTCTCGCAGGAAGACTTGACGAAGCATCTTCTCGCAGTCGGCCAGTCAGGTTCGGGGAAGACCACGCTGTTCTACTCATTGATGGAGGAGATCGAAAAACCGTTCTGGGCGTTCGATCTGAAGCAAGACTACCGGCACGCCGACGATGTCTTAGTGCTTCCCTGGACGGAACTCCGGTTCAATCCGCTGAAGCCACCGGAAGGTGTTTCGCCCCGGCGCTGGGCTCAGGTCTTTGCTGAGATCTTCGGCCACGCTACTGCTCTCCTCAGCGGTTCGAAGAACTATCTGATGAAGAAGGTCGTCGAGCTGTACCAGCTGTACAACCTGTTCGACCGAGTTGAGAAGCCGTATCCGAACCTCCACGAGTTGGAGATGCTGATCGACTCGGACGGGATCAACTTCGTCAGGAAGCAGTCAGACTACCGCGACACCCTGCTCAACCGTTTGGAGGCGATGAACCTTGTCGCAGGCACCGTCTTCGACTGTAGCCAAGGCTACTCTATCCAAGAGCTTCTACAGCGGGATGTTGTCTTCGAGTTTGACGGTCTTTCCCGAGATGTCCAGAATTTCTTGATGGAGATTCTCTTTACGTACGTTTTCGAGTACAGGTTGGCGCAGAATCATCGTGATGAGGGCCTCAACCACGTCTTCTTCCTCGACGAGGGCAAGAGGGTCTTCTCGGTGTACAAGGAGCGGCAGGATGCCTCCGGTATCCCCGAAATCGACGAGTTGACCGCGAAGATGAGAGAGTTTGGAGAGGGTATCGTTGTCGCGGATCAGGAGGCTTCGAAGCTGACCGATTCGATCAAGGCCAACACCTACACCAAGTTGCTTCTACCTACGGCGGGAAGGAAGCAGTTCCAAGCGGTTTCCGAAGCGATGAATCTCTCAGAGAGGCAGGCGGAGTTCGCCCAGAGCCTCGAAGTCGGGGAAGCGATTGTCCAGGTCGGAAGCGGTGACCCAGTCCCGGTCAAGCTCGAAAACTACGAGATAGAGAAGCAGATTTCGGATGAGGAACTCGAAAAACGCCAAGCGAAGAACTGGGAAGAACTCAGCTCTACACCGAGGGATGCGACACCTGAGTTCGAACAGGCCATTCTCCCCGACCAAGGGACAAGGGAAATTCCCGAAGACCCAGAGAGAGAAATCGAAGTCTCTGAAGACGCGGATCGATTACTGGAAGATATCGTCGAGAATCCATTCAAGTCGCTGACCGAGAGGTACGAGAAGTTCCCGAGCAGCTACAAGGGAAACAACGCGAAGAACGACTTGGTCGACCAAGGCCTCGTCGTCGAAGGGAACGTCCGAGTAGGAGAGCAGAGGAAACTGCTTCAGTTGACGGAGAAAGGCCGGGACTACGCCAAATCCCTAGATCTGGAAGTGAAACACACGGGGCGAGGCGGAGTCGTCCATCGATACTGGCAGCATCGGATCCAGGATGCATTCGAAGAAGCGGGGTGGCATGCCTTCCTGGAAAAGTTCGACGCCGACGTCTATGTCAACATGGGAAGCACGGAGCTAGTGGTCGAAGTAGCGATGGGCGACAACCCAAGAGAAATCGACCACGTAGAGGACCACCTCGAACGAGGATTCATCGTCTGGGTCGCCTG